One segment of Hippopotamus amphibius kiboko isolate mHipAmp2 chromosome 2, mHipAmp2.hap2, whole genome shotgun sequence DNA contains the following:
- the AP3B2 gene encoding AP-3 complex subunit beta-2 isoform X3, translated as MSAAPAYSEDKGGSAGPGEPEYGHDPASGGIFSSDYKRHDDLKEMLDTNKDSLKLEAMKRIVAMIARGKNASDLFPAVVKNVACKNIEVKKLVYVYLVRYAEEQQDLALLSISTFQRGLKDPNQLIRASALRVLSSIRVPIIVPIMMLAIKEAASDMSPYVRKTAAHAIPKLYSLDSDQKDQLIEVIEKLLADKTTLVAGSVVMAFEEVCPERIDLIHKNYRKLCNLLIDVEEWGQVVIISMLTRYARTQFLSPTQNESLLEENPEKAFYGSEEDEAKGPGSEEAASSALPSRKPYVMDPDHRLLLRNTKPLLQSRSAAVVMAVAQLYFHLAPKAEVGVIAKALVRLLRSHSEVQYVVLQNVATMSIKRRGMFEPYLKSFYIRSTDPTQIKILKLEVLTNLANETNIPTVLREFQTYIRSMDKDFVAATIQAIGRCATNIGRVRDTCLNGLVQLLSNRDELVVAESVVVIKKLLQMQPAQHGEIIKHLAKLTDNIQVPMARASILWLIGEYCEHVPRIAPDVLRKMAKSFTAEEDIVKLQVINLAAKLYLTNSKQTKLLTQYVLSLAKYDQNYDIRDRARFTRQLIVPSEQGGALSRHAKKLFLAPKPAPVLESSFKDRDHFQLGSLSHLLNAKATGYQELPDWPEEAPDPSVRNVEVPEWTKCSSREKRKEKEKPFYSDSEGESGPTESADSDPESESESDSKSSSESGSGESSSESHNEDQDEDEEKGRSGESEQSEEEGKKRKMKKRKKVPEGQEGVSSSDEDSDSSSSSSESEMTSETEEEQVEPASWRKKTPPSSKSAPAAKEVSLLDLEDFTPSSVQPVSPPTVVSTSLAADLEGLTLTDSPLVPSLLSPVSGVGRQELLHRVAGEGLAVDYTFSRQPFSGDPHMVSVHIHVSNSSDTPIKGLHVGTPKLPAGISIQEFPEIETLAPGESATAIMGINFCDSTQAANFQLCTQTRQFYVSIQPPVGELMAPVFMSENEFKKEQGKLTGMNEITEKLTLPDTSRSDHVVVQKVTATANLGRVPCGTSDEYRFAGRTLTSGSLVLLTLDARPTGAAQLTVNSEKMVIGTMLVKDVVQALTQ; from the exons GCATGATGACCTGAAGGAGATGCTGGACACCAACAAGGATTCCCTCAAGCTGGAGGCCATGAAGAGGATTGTGGCG ATGATCGCCCGGGGAAAGAACGCCTCAGACCTGTTTCCCGCTGTGGTGAAGAACGTGGCCTGTAAGAACATAGAG GTGAAGAAGCTTGTCTATGTGTACCTGGTGCGCTATGCCGAGGAGCAGCAAGACCTAGCGCTGCTGTCTATCTCCACCTTCCAGCGCGGCCTGAAG GACCCCAACCAGCTGATTCGTGCCAGTGCCCTCCGAGTCCTCTCTAGCATCCGTGTGCCCATCATCGTGCCCATCATGATGCTGGCCATCAAGGAGGCTGCCTCAGATATGTCGCCCTATGTGCGGAAGACAGCTGCCCACGCCATCCCCAAGCTCTACAG TTTGGATTCTGACCAGAAGGACCAGCTGATAGAGGTCATCGAGAAGCTCCTGGCTGACAAGACCACG CTGGTGGCGGGCAGCGTGGTGATGGCCTTCGAGGAGGTGTGCCCAGAGCGCATAGACCTGATCCACAAGAACTATCGGAAACTCTGTAACCTGCTCATCGACGTGGAGGAGTGGGGCCAGGTGGTCATCATCAGCATGCTCACCCGCTACGCCCGCACGCAGTTCCTGAGCCCCACCCAGAAC GAATCTCTGCTGGAGGAGAACCCTGAGAAAGCCTTCTACGGCTCCGAGGAGGACGAGGCCAAGGGGCCGGGGTCGGAGGAGGCGGCCTCCTCGGCGCTGCCGTCCCGAAAGCCCTACGTCATGGACCCCGACCACAGGCTGCTGCTGCGCAACACGAAGCCGCTCCTGCAGAGCCGCAGCGCCGCCGTGGTGATGGCGGTGGCGCAGCTCTACTTCCACCTGGCGCCCAAGGCGGAGGTGGGCGTCATCGCCAAGGCCCTCGTGCGTCTGCTGCGCAGCCACAG CGAGGTGCAGTATGTGGTGCTCCAGAACGTGGCCACCATGTCCATCAAGCGCCGG GGTATGTTTGAGCCGTACCTGAAGAGCTTCTACATCAGATCCACCGACCCCACGCAGATCAAGATCCTGAAG CTGGAAGTGTTGACTAACCTCGCCAATGAGACCAACATCCCTACTGTCCTACGGGAATTCCAG ACCTACATTCGCAGCATGGACAAGGACTTTGTGGCAGCCACCATCCAGGCCATTGGGCGCTGTGCAACTAACATAGGCCGAGTCCGTGACACCTGCCTCAACGGCCTGGTGCAGCTGCTGTCCAACCGTGATG AGCTCGTGGTCGCAGAGTCAGTGGTCGTCATTAAGAAGCTGCTGCAGATGCAGCCGGCACAGCATGGAGAGATCATCAAACACTTGGCAAAGCTCACAGATAACATCCAG GTGCCCATGGCCCGGGCCAGCATCCTGTGGCTCATCGGCGAGTACTGTGAGCATGTCCCCAGGATTGCACCCGACGTCCTGAGGAAAATGGCCAAGTCCTTCACAGCCGAGGAAGACATCGTCAAGCTGCAGGTCATCAACCTGGCAGCCAAGCTCTACCTGACCAACTCTAAGCAG ACCAAGCTGCTGACCCAGTATGTGCTGAGTCTGGCCAAGTATGACCAGAACTACGATATCCGAGACCGAGCGCGCTTCACCCGGCAGCTCATCGTCCCTTCGGAGCAGGGCGGGGCCCTCAGCCGCCATGCCAAGAAGCTCTTCCTGGCACCCAAACCAGCCCCAGTCTTAGAGTCATCCTTCAAAG ATCGGGACCACTTCCAGTTGGGCTCACTGTCCCACCTGCTCAACGCCAAGGCCACGGGCTACCAGGAGCTCCCAGACTGGCCAGAGGAAGCCCCGGACCCATCTGTGCGCAACGTGGAG GTGCCTGAATGGACCAAGTGCTCAAgtagggagaagaggaaagagaaggagaaacccTTCTACTCAGACTCTGAGGGAGAGTCAGGCCCCACAGAGTCCGCAGACAGCG ACCCCGAGTCCGAGAGTGAATCGGACAGTAAGAGCAGCAGTGAGAGCGGCTCTGGGGAGTCCAGCAGTGAGTCCCACAATGAAGACCAGGATGAGGAcgaggagaaagggaggagcgGTGAGAG TGAACAGAGTGAGGAGGAAGgtaagaagaggaagatgaagaagagaaagaaggtgcCAGAGGGGCAAGAAGGCGTCTCATCCTCAGATGAGGACAGCGATTCCAGCAGCAGCTCGTCAGAGTCTGAGATGACATCAGAGACCGAGGAGGAGCAGGTGGAACCTGCCTCCTGGAGGAAAAAAACA CCTCCCAGTAGCAAAAGTGCCCCTGCAGCCAAGGAGGTCTCCCTGCTTGACCTAGAGGACT TCACCCCTTCCAGTGTCCAGCCTGTGTCTCCCCCCACGGTTGTGTCCACCAGCCTGGCTGCTGACCTGGAGGGCCTGACGCTCACAGACTCCCCCCTAGTGCCCTCG cTGCTGAGTCCAGTGTCGGGTGTCGGGAGACAGGAGCTGCTGCACCGTGTAGCTGGCGAGGGGCTGGCTGTGGACTACACCTTCAGCCGCCAACCTTTCTCCGGGGACCCCCACATGGTGTCTGTGCACATCCACGTCTCCAACAGCTCTGATACCCCCATCAAGGGCCTGCATGTGGGCACCCCCAAACTGCCTGCTGGCATCAGCATCCAGGAATTTCCTGAAATCG AGACCCTGGCACCGGGAGAGTCTGCCACTGCTATCATGGGAATTAATTTCTGTGACTCGACCCAAGCAGCCAACTTCCAGCTGTG CACCCAGACCAGACAGTTCTACGTCTCCATTCAGCCACCTGTGGGGGAGCTGATGGCCCCTGTGTTCATGAGTGAGAATGAGTTCAAGAAGGAACAGG GAAAGCTGACGGGCATGAATGAGATCACAGAGAAGCTCACGCTGCCAGACACCTCTCGGAGCGACCATGTTGTGGTGCAGAAAGTGACTGCCACGGCCAACCTGGGTCGTGTCCCTTGTGGGACATCTGATGAGTATAG GTTTGCAGGGAGGACACTGACCAGCGGGAGCCTGGTCCTGCTGACCCTGGATGCCCGGCCCACTGGAGCTGCCCAGCTGACAGTCAACAGTGAGAAGATGGTGATTGGCACCATGCTGGTGAAGGACGTGGTGCAGGCTCTGACCCAGTGA
- the AP3B2 gene encoding AP-3 complex subunit beta-2 isoform X4: protein MSAAPAYSEDKGGSAGPGEPEYGHDPASGGIFSSDYKRHDDLKEMLDTNKDSLKLEAMKRIVAMIARGKNASDLFPAVVKNVACKNIEDPNQLIRASALRVLSSIRVPIIVPIMMLAIKEAASDMSPYVRKTAAHAIPKLYSLDSDQKDQLIEVIEKLLADKTTLVAGSVVMAFEEVCPERIDLIHKNYRKLCNLLIDVEEWGQVVIISMLTRYARTQFLSPTQNESLLEENPEKAFYGSEEDEAKGPGSEEAASSALPSRKPYVMDPDHRLLLRNTKPLLQSRSAAVVMAVAQLYFHLAPKAEVGVIAKALVRLLRSHSEVQYVVLQNVATMSIKRRGMFEPYLKSFYIRSTDPTQIKILKLEVLTNLANETNIPTVLREFQTYIRSMDKDFVAATIQAIGRCATNIGRVRDTCLNGLVQLLSNRDELVVAESVVVIKKLLQMQPAQHGEIIKHLAKLTDNIQVPMARASILWLIGEYCEHVPRIAPDVLRKMAKSFTAEEDIVKLQVINLAAKLYLTNSKQTKLLTQYVLSLAKYDQNYDIRDRARFTRQLIVPSEQGGALSRHAKKLFLAPKPAPVLESSFKDRDHFQLGSLSHLLNAKATGYQELPDWPEEAPDPSVRNVEVPEWTKCSSREKRKEKEKPFYSDSEGESGPTESADSDPESESESDSKSSSESGSGESSSESHNEDQDEDEEKGRSGESEQSEEEGKKRKMKKRKKVPEGQEGVSSSDEDSDSSSSSSESEMTSETEEEQVEPASWRKKTPPSSKSAPAAKEVSLLDLEDFTPSSVQPVSPPTVVSTSLAADLEGLTLTDSPLVPSLLSPVSGVGRQELLHRVAGEGLAVDYTFSRQPFSGDPHMVSVHIHVSNSSDTPIKGLHVGTPKLPAGISIQEFPEIETLAPGESATAIMGINFCDSTQAANFQLCTQTRQFYVSIQPPVGELMAPVFMSENEFKKEQGKLTGMNEITEKLTLPDTSRSDHVVVQKVTATANLGRVPCGTSDEYRFAGRTLTSGSLVLLTLDARPTGAAQLTVNSEKMVIGTMLVKDVVQALTQ, encoded by the exons GCATGATGACCTGAAGGAGATGCTGGACACCAACAAGGATTCCCTCAAGCTGGAGGCCATGAAGAGGATTGTGGCG ATGATCGCCCGGGGAAAGAACGCCTCAGACCTGTTTCCCGCTGTGGTGAAGAACGTGGCCTGTAAGAACATAGAG GACCCCAACCAGCTGATTCGTGCCAGTGCCCTCCGAGTCCTCTCTAGCATCCGTGTGCCCATCATCGTGCCCATCATGATGCTGGCCATCAAGGAGGCTGCCTCAGATATGTCGCCCTATGTGCGGAAGACAGCTGCCCACGCCATCCCCAAGCTCTACAG TTTGGATTCTGACCAGAAGGACCAGCTGATAGAGGTCATCGAGAAGCTCCTGGCTGACAAGACCACG CTGGTGGCGGGCAGCGTGGTGATGGCCTTCGAGGAGGTGTGCCCAGAGCGCATAGACCTGATCCACAAGAACTATCGGAAACTCTGTAACCTGCTCATCGACGTGGAGGAGTGGGGCCAGGTGGTCATCATCAGCATGCTCACCCGCTACGCCCGCACGCAGTTCCTGAGCCCCACCCAGAAC GAATCTCTGCTGGAGGAGAACCCTGAGAAAGCCTTCTACGGCTCCGAGGAGGACGAGGCCAAGGGGCCGGGGTCGGAGGAGGCGGCCTCCTCGGCGCTGCCGTCCCGAAAGCCCTACGTCATGGACCCCGACCACAGGCTGCTGCTGCGCAACACGAAGCCGCTCCTGCAGAGCCGCAGCGCCGCCGTGGTGATGGCGGTGGCGCAGCTCTACTTCCACCTGGCGCCCAAGGCGGAGGTGGGCGTCATCGCCAAGGCCCTCGTGCGTCTGCTGCGCAGCCACAG CGAGGTGCAGTATGTGGTGCTCCAGAACGTGGCCACCATGTCCATCAAGCGCCGG GGTATGTTTGAGCCGTACCTGAAGAGCTTCTACATCAGATCCACCGACCCCACGCAGATCAAGATCCTGAAG CTGGAAGTGTTGACTAACCTCGCCAATGAGACCAACATCCCTACTGTCCTACGGGAATTCCAG ACCTACATTCGCAGCATGGACAAGGACTTTGTGGCAGCCACCATCCAGGCCATTGGGCGCTGTGCAACTAACATAGGCCGAGTCCGTGACACCTGCCTCAACGGCCTGGTGCAGCTGCTGTCCAACCGTGATG AGCTCGTGGTCGCAGAGTCAGTGGTCGTCATTAAGAAGCTGCTGCAGATGCAGCCGGCACAGCATGGAGAGATCATCAAACACTTGGCAAAGCTCACAGATAACATCCAG GTGCCCATGGCCCGGGCCAGCATCCTGTGGCTCATCGGCGAGTACTGTGAGCATGTCCCCAGGATTGCACCCGACGTCCTGAGGAAAATGGCCAAGTCCTTCACAGCCGAGGAAGACATCGTCAAGCTGCAGGTCATCAACCTGGCAGCCAAGCTCTACCTGACCAACTCTAAGCAG ACCAAGCTGCTGACCCAGTATGTGCTGAGTCTGGCCAAGTATGACCAGAACTACGATATCCGAGACCGAGCGCGCTTCACCCGGCAGCTCATCGTCCCTTCGGAGCAGGGCGGGGCCCTCAGCCGCCATGCCAAGAAGCTCTTCCTGGCACCCAAACCAGCCCCAGTCTTAGAGTCATCCTTCAAAG ATCGGGACCACTTCCAGTTGGGCTCACTGTCCCACCTGCTCAACGCCAAGGCCACGGGCTACCAGGAGCTCCCAGACTGGCCAGAGGAAGCCCCGGACCCATCTGTGCGCAACGTGGAG GTGCCTGAATGGACCAAGTGCTCAAgtagggagaagaggaaagagaaggagaaacccTTCTACTCAGACTCTGAGGGAGAGTCAGGCCCCACAGAGTCCGCAGACAGCG ACCCCGAGTCCGAGAGTGAATCGGACAGTAAGAGCAGCAGTGAGAGCGGCTCTGGGGAGTCCAGCAGTGAGTCCCACAATGAAGACCAGGATGAGGAcgaggagaaagggaggagcgGTGAGAG TGAACAGAGTGAGGAGGAAGgtaagaagaggaagatgaagaagagaaagaaggtgcCAGAGGGGCAAGAAGGCGTCTCATCCTCAGATGAGGACAGCGATTCCAGCAGCAGCTCGTCAGAGTCTGAGATGACATCAGAGACCGAGGAGGAGCAGGTGGAACCTGCCTCCTGGAGGAAAAAAACA CCTCCCAGTAGCAAAAGTGCCCCTGCAGCCAAGGAGGTCTCCCTGCTTGACCTAGAGGACT TCACCCCTTCCAGTGTCCAGCCTGTGTCTCCCCCCACGGTTGTGTCCACCAGCCTGGCTGCTGACCTGGAGGGCCTGACGCTCACAGACTCCCCCCTAGTGCCCTCG cTGCTGAGTCCAGTGTCGGGTGTCGGGAGACAGGAGCTGCTGCACCGTGTAGCTGGCGAGGGGCTGGCTGTGGACTACACCTTCAGCCGCCAACCTTTCTCCGGGGACCCCCACATGGTGTCTGTGCACATCCACGTCTCCAACAGCTCTGATACCCCCATCAAGGGCCTGCATGTGGGCACCCCCAAACTGCCTGCTGGCATCAGCATCCAGGAATTTCCTGAAATCG AGACCCTGGCACCGGGAGAGTCTGCCACTGCTATCATGGGAATTAATTTCTGTGACTCGACCCAAGCAGCCAACTTCCAGCTGTG CACCCAGACCAGACAGTTCTACGTCTCCATTCAGCCACCTGTGGGGGAGCTGATGGCCCCTGTGTTCATGAGTGAGAATGAGTTCAAGAAGGAACAGG GAAAGCTGACGGGCATGAATGAGATCACAGAGAAGCTCACGCTGCCAGACACCTCTCGGAGCGACCATGTTGTGGTGCAGAAAGTGACTGCCACGGCCAACCTGGGTCGTGTCCCTTGTGGGACATCTGATGAGTATAG GTTTGCAGGGAGGACACTGACCAGCGGGAGCCTGGTCCTGCTGACCCTGGATGCCCGGCCCACTGGAGCTGCCCAGCTGACAGTCAACAGTGAGAAGATGGTGATTGGCACCATGCTGGTGAAGGACGTGGTGCAGGCTCTGACCCAGTGA
- the AP3B2 gene encoding AP-3 complex subunit beta-2 isoform X1, with protein MSAAPAYSEDKGGSAGPGEPEYGHDPASGGIFSSDYKRHDDLKEMLDTNKDSLKLEAMKRIVAMIARGKNASDLFPAVVKNVACKNIEVKKLVYVYLVRYAEEQQDLALLSISTFQRGLKDPNQLIRASALRVLSSIRVPIIVPIMMLAIKEAASDMSPYVRKTAAHAIPKLYSLDSDQKDQLIEVIEKLLADKTTLVAGSVVMAFEEVCPERIDLIHKNYRKLCNLLIDVEEWGQVVIISMLTRYARTQFLSPTQNESLLEENPEKAFYGSEEDEAKGPGSEEAASSALPSRKPYVMDPDHRLLLRNTKPLLQSRSAAVVMAVAQLYFHLAPKAEVGVIAKALVRLLRSHSEVQYVVLQNVATMSIKRRGMFEPYLKSFYIRSTDPTQIKILKLEVLTNLANETNIPTVLREFQTYIRSMDKDFVAATIQAIGRCATNIGRVRDTCLNGLVQLLSNRDELVVAESVVVIKKLLQMQPAQHGEIIKHLAKLTDNIQVPMARASILWLIGEYCEHVPRIAPDVLRKMAKSFTAEEDIVKLQVINLAAKLYLTNSKQTKLLTQYVLSLAKYDQNYDIRDRARFTRQLIVPSEQGGALSRHAKKLFLAPKPAPVLESSFKDRDHFQLGSLSHLLNAKATGYQELPDWPEEAPDPSVRNVEEEDLSLIETHVGLLGEYTEVPEWTKCSSREKRKEKEKPFYSDSEGESGPTESADSDPESESESDSKSSSESGSGESSSESHNEDQDEDEEKGRSGESEQSEEEGKKRKMKKRKKVPEGQEGVSSSDEDSDSSSSSSESEMTSETEEEQVEPASWRKKTPPSSKSAPAAKEVSLLDLEDFTPSSVQPVSPPTVVSTSLAADLEGLTLTDSPLVPSLLSPVSGVGRQELLHRVAGEGLAVDYTFSRQPFSGDPHMVSVHIHVSNSSDTPIKGLHVGTPKLPAGISIQEFPEIETLAPGESATAIMGINFCDSTQAANFQLCTQTRQFYVSIQPPVGELMAPVFMSENEFKKEQGKLTGMNEITEKLTLPDTSRSDHVVVQKVTATANLGRVPCGTSDEYRFAGRTLTSGSLVLLTLDARPTGAAQLTVNSEKMVIGTMLVKDVVQALTQ; from the exons GCATGATGACCTGAAGGAGATGCTGGACACCAACAAGGATTCCCTCAAGCTGGAGGCCATGAAGAGGATTGTGGCG ATGATCGCCCGGGGAAAGAACGCCTCAGACCTGTTTCCCGCTGTGGTGAAGAACGTGGCCTGTAAGAACATAGAG GTGAAGAAGCTTGTCTATGTGTACCTGGTGCGCTATGCCGAGGAGCAGCAAGACCTAGCGCTGCTGTCTATCTCCACCTTCCAGCGCGGCCTGAAG GACCCCAACCAGCTGATTCGTGCCAGTGCCCTCCGAGTCCTCTCTAGCATCCGTGTGCCCATCATCGTGCCCATCATGATGCTGGCCATCAAGGAGGCTGCCTCAGATATGTCGCCCTATGTGCGGAAGACAGCTGCCCACGCCATCCCCAAGCTCTACAG TTTGGATTCTGACCAGAAGGACCAGCTGATAGAGGTCATCGAGAAGCTCCTGGCTGACAAGACCACG CTGGTGGCGGGCAGCGTGGTGATGGCCTTCGAGGAGGTGTGCCCAGAGCGCATAGACCTGATCCACAAGAACTATCGGAAACTCTGTAACCTGCTCATCGACGTGGAGGAGTGGGGCCAGGTGGTCATCATCAGCATGCTCACCCGCTACGCCCGCACGCAGTTCCTGAGCCCCACCCAGAAC GAATCTCTGCTGGAGGAGAACCCTGAGAAAGCCTTCTACGGCTCCGAGGAGGACGAGGCCAAGGGGCCGGGGTCGGAGGAGGCGGCCTCCTCGGCGCTGCCGTCCCGAAAGCCCTACGTCATGGACCCCGACCACAGGCTGCTGCTGCGCAACACGAAGCCGCTCCTGCAGAGCCGCAGCGCCGCCGTGGTGATGGCGGTGGCGCAGCTCTACTTCCACCTGGCGCCCAAGGCGGAGGTGGGCGTCATCGCCAAGGCCCTCGTGCGTCTGCTGCGCAGCCACAG CGAGGTGCAGTATGTGGTGCTCCAGAACGTGGCCACCATGTCCATCAAGCGCCGG GGTATGTTTGAGCCGTACCTGAAGAGCTTCTACATCAGATCCACCGACCCCACGCAGATCAAGATCCTGAAG CTGGAAGTGTTGACTAACCTCGCCAATGAGACCAACATCCCTACTGTCCTACGGGAATTCCAG ACCTACATTCGCAGCATGGACAAGGACTTTGTGGCAGCCACCATCCAGGCCATTGGGCGCTGTGCAACTAACATAGGCCGAGTCCGTGACACCTGCCTCAACGGCCTGGTGCAGCTGCTGTCCAACCGTGATG AGCTCGTGGTCGCAGAGTCAGTGGTCGTCATTAAGAAGCTGCTGCAGATGCAGCCGGCACAGCATGGAGAGATCATCAAACACTTGGCAAAGCTCACAGATAACATCCAG GTGCCCATGGCCCGGGCCAGCATCCTGTGGCTCATCGGCGAGTACTGTGAGCATGTCCCCAGGATTGCACCCGACGTCCTGAGGAAAATGGCCAAGTCCTTCACAGCCGAGGAAGACATCGTCAAGCTGCAGGTCATCAACCTGGCAGCCAAGCTCTACCTGACCAACTCTAAGCAG ACCAAGCTGCTGACCCAGTATGTGCTGAGTCTGGCCAAGTATGACCAGAACTACGATATCCGAGACCGAGCGCGCTTCACCCGGCAGCTCATCGTCCCTTCGGAGCAGGGCGGGGCCCTCAGCCGCCATGCCAAGAAGCTCTTCCTGGCACCCAAACCAGCCCCAGTCTTAGAGTCATCCTTCAAAG ATCGGGACCACTTCCAGTTGGGCTCACTGTCCCACCTGCTCAACGCCAAGGCCACGGGCTACCAGGAGCTCCCAGACTGGCCAGAGGAAGCCCCGGACCCATCTGTGCGCAACGTGGAG GAAGAAGATCTCTCCCTTATTGAGACCCACGTGGGCCTGTTGGGCGAATACACCGag GTGCCTGAATGGACCAAGTGCTCAAgtagggagaagaggaaagagaaggagaaacccTTCTACTCAGACTCTGAGGGAGAGTCAGGCCCCACAGAGTCCGCAGACAGCG ACCCCGAGTCCGAGAGTGAATCGGACAGTAAGAGCAGCAGTGAGAGCGGCTCTGGGGAGTCCAGCAGTGAGTCCCACAATGAAGACCAGGATGAGGAcgaggagaaagggaggagcgGTGAGAG TGAACAGAGTGAGGAGGAAGgtaagaagaggaagatgaagaagagaaagaaggtgcCAGAGGGGCAAGAAGGCGTCTCATCCTCAGATGAGGACAGCGATTCCAGCAGCAGCTCGTCAGAGTCTGAGATGACATCAGAGACCGAGGAGGAGCAGGTGGAACCTGCCTCCTGGAGGAAAAAAACA CCTCCCAGTAGCAAAAGTGCCCCTGCAGCCAAGGAGGTCTCCCTGCTTGACCTAGAGGACT TCACCCCTTCCAGTGTCCAGCCTGTGTCTCCCCCCACGGTTGTGTCCACCAGCCTGGCTGCTGACCTGGAGGGCCTGACGCTCACAGACTCCCCCCTAGTGCCCTCG cTGCTGAGTCCAGTGTCGGGTGTCGGGAGACAGGAGCTGCTGCACCGTGTAGCTGGCGAGGGGCTGGCTGTGGACTACACCTTCAGCCGCCAACCTTTCTCCGGGGACCCCCACATGGTGTCTGTGCACATCCACGTCTCCAACAGCTCTGATACCCCCATCAAGGGCCTGCATGTGGGCACCCCCAAACTGCCTGCTGGCATCAGCATCCAGGAATTTCCTGAAATCG AGACCCTGGCACCGGGAGAGTCTGCCACTGCTATCATGGGAATTAATTTCTGTGACTCGACCCAAGCAGCCAACTTCCAGCTGTG CACCCAGACCAGACAGTTCTACGTCTCCATTCAGCCACCTGTGGGGGAGCTGATGGCCCCTGTGTTCATGAGTGAGAATGAGTTCAAGAAGGAACAGG GAAAGCTGACGGGCATGAATGAGATCACAGAGAAGCTCACGCTGCCAGACACCTCTCGGAGCGACCATGTTGTGGTGCAGAAAGTGACTGCCACGGCCAACCTGGGTCGTGTCCCTTGTGGGACATCTGATGAGTATAG GTTTGCAGGGAGGACACTGACCAGCGGGAGCCTGGTCCTGCTGACCCTGGATGCCCGGCCCACTGGAGCTGCCCAGCTGACAGTCAACAGTGAGAAGATGGTGATTGGCACCATGCTGGTGAAGGACGTGGTGCAGGCTCTGACCCAGTGA